The sequence CCGAGGCCAGGGCGGCGCGGCTGGCCGCCGACCAGCACCGGGTCGCGCTCGGCCGGCTCCGCGACGTCGCCGCCCGCGTGGCCGCGGCGCCCCGGCTGGCCGAGGTCGCGTCGGTCGCCGTGGCCGCCGCCCGGGGGGCGACCGGGGCCGACGGCGGCGGCCTGTGGCTGGCCCGCCCGGCGGACGGCGTCGCCGAGCGCCTCGCCGTCGACGGCCTCGCCGACACCGCGGTCGCCGCCAACGACCTCGCCGCCGACGGGCTCGCCGACACGGGCGTCGCCGAGCGCCTCGCCGCCGACGGGCTCGCCGACACCGGCGTCGCCGACCACCTCGCCGCCGACGGGCTCGCCGACACCGCCGCCGCCGAGCGGCTCGCCGCCGACGGCCTCGCCGACGGCGCCGTCGCCGCCCTCGGCCGCATCGCGCTCGACGCCCGCCTGCCCGTGCCCGTCGCCATCGCCACCGGAGAGCCGGTGTGGCTGACGTCGCCCCAGGAGCGGGCCGCCCGCTTCCCCGCCCTCGCCGAGCGCGGCGTGCACCACGCCGCGCTGGCGGTGGTGCCGCTCGTCGCCGAGGGCGTCGTGCTCGGCGCCCTGGCCGCCTACTTCGCCGAGCCGCGGGCCTTCCACGACGAGGACCGGGCCCTCGTCACCGGCATCGCCTCGGTGACGGCGTCGGCCCTCGCCCGGGCCCTCGCCCTGCAGGCGTCCGAGGCCACCTCCGCCCTCCTGGCCACCGCCATGGCGACGGCGCCGGTGGGCTTCGGGTTCTTCGACCGGGACCGCCGCTTCGTGCGGGTCAACAGCCGCCTCGAGGAGATCAACGGCCGGTCCGAGGCCGAGCACGTGGGCCGCACGGTCGACGAGGTCATCCCCGCGCTGGCCGGCGTGGCCGGGCCGGCCGTCGAGCACGTGCTGGCCACCGGCGAGCCCGTGCTCGGCGTGGAGCTGCGGGGGTCGACCGCCGCCCACCCCGAGGAGGAGCGGTTCTGGATCGACGACTTCTACCCGGTGCGGGGCGAGGGCGGCGAGGTGCTCGGCGTCGGCGTGGTCGTGCGGGACGTCACCGAGGCCAGGGCGGCCTCCGCCCGGCTCACGATCCTGGCCGAGGCGACCGCCGCGCTCACCGAGTCGCTCGACACCCGGGAGGTGGCGGCCCGGCTGGCCGGCCTGGTCGTCGAGCACGTGGCCGACCTGTCGACCGTGCTCGTGCCCGAGGAGGGGATGCTGCGGCGCATCGTCGCCCGCCACCGCGACCCGGCCGTCGACCTCGGCCCGCTGCTCGACCTCGCCCCGGTGCCGATCGAGTCCGACGCCGAGGCGTCGATCGCCTACCGCTCGGGCCGGCCGGTGCTGGCCAGCGGCGCCGGGCGGTGGGTCGACGTGCTGCCCGACCCGCAGGTGGCGGACGAGGTGCGGGCCCTCGGCCTGCGCTCGGCGCTCGCCGTCCCCCTCGCCACGCCGCGGGCGACGTTCGGCGTGCTGTCGATGGCGACGACCGGCCGGCTCCTCGGCGACGAGGACGTCG is a genomic window of Acidimicrobiales bacterium containing:
- a CDS encoding SpoIIE family protein phosphatase, whose translation is EARAARLAADQHRVALGRLRDVAARVAAAPRLAEVASVAVAAARGATGADGGGLWLARPADGVAERLAVDGLADTAVAANDLAADGLADTGVAERLAADGLADTGVADHLAADGLADTAAAERLAADGLADGAVAALGRIALDARLPVPVAIATGEPVWLTSPQERAARFPALAERGVHHAALAVVPLVAEGVVLGALAAYFAEPRAFHDEDRALVTGIASVTASALARALALQASEATSALLATAMATAPVGFGFFDRDRRFVRVNSRLEEINGRSEAEHVGRTVDEVIPALAGVAGPAVEHVLATGEPVLGVELRGSTAAHPEEERFWIDDFYPVRGEGGEVLGVGVVVRDVTEARAASARLTILAEATAALTESLDTREVAARLAGLVVEHVADLSTVLVPEEGMLRRIVARHRDPAVDLGPLLDLAPVPIESDAEASIAYRSGRPVLASGAGRWVDVLPDPQVADEVRALGLRSALAVPLATPRATFGVLSMATTGRLLGDEDVALAVDLATRAAVAFENATRYEREHTVAEALQRAVLPERLPVVPGLALAGCYEPATESAAVGGDWYDVVPLPDGRVALVVGDIGGHGLRAAAAMGQLRNAVHAWLLAGLSPAEALALGEPLLGGDTFATLAITVADPASGALSTVSAGHPPPVLVADGDARLLAGALNPPVGAGATEFVAQDDHLPPGGMLVLYTDGLVEVRGEDLTDGLARLTGAVAALGDEEPDMVCQKLLRGVRLAGGDDVCVLVTRRDGE